A stretch of Bradyrhizobium sp. AZCC 2262 DNA encodes these proteins:
- a CDS encoding cupin domain-containing protein: protein MSGGRRIKKPAPKAKARATAKPARRPKTKAAARPAEPAMDLAVGRRIRQLRHEHKLSLETIADRADLSIGFLSQIERGLSSPSLRVLATLADVLGVGIAALFGSKPSDDPASGGVVTRQLQRAELKLWRTGISKQLLSPAGTENRLNLFLVHLEPGGNTGDELYTHDGEEAGLVLEGEMTLTVDAESWSLKTGDSFRFASRRPHRFSNPAEDAKAVVLWVNCVTAAP, encoded by the coding sequence GTGAGTGGTGGCAGGAGAATCAAGAAGCCGGCGCCCAAGGCCAAGGCAAGGGCCACGGCAAAGCCGGCGCGCAGGCCGAAGACGAAGGCCGCCGCGCGGCCGGCCGAGCCGGCGATGGATCTTGCGGTCGGCCGCCGCATTCGCCAACTGCGCCATGAACACAAATTGTCGCTGGAGACGATCGCCGATCGTGCCGATCTGTCGATCGGCTTCCTCAGCCAGATCGAGCGCGGGCTGTCGTCGCCTTCGCTGCGCGTGCTCGCAACGTTGGCGGATGTGCTCGGCGTCGGCATCGCCGCGCTGTTCGGCTCAAAGCCAAGCGATGATCCCGCTTCCGGCGGCGTGGTGACGCGCCAGTTGCAGCGCGCCGAGTTGAAACTGTGGCGCACCGGCATATCAAAACAATTGCTGAGCCCGGCGGGAACGGAGAACCGCCTCAATCTGTTTCTCGTGCACCTGGAGCCCGGCGGTAACACCGGCGATGAGCTCTACACGCATGATGGCGAGGAAGCCGGCTTGGTGCTGGAAGGCGAGATGACGCTGACGGTGGACGCGGAGTCCTGGTCGCTGAAGACGGGCGACAGCTTTCGCTTCGCCAGCCGCCGCCCGCACCGCTTTTCAAATCCGGCGGAAGATGCGAAAGCGGTGGTGCTGTGGGTGAATTGCGTGACGGCGGCGCCATGA
- a CDS encoding amino acid ABC transporter ATP-binding protein: MIELQDVHKSFGKVEVLKGISASIAKSEVVCIIGPSGSGKSTILRCINGLESYDRGDIRIEGARVDRNAASIVSVRTQVSMVFQRFNLFPHRTALENVIEGPVYVKKEPRAEALERGRALLARVGLAEKADVHPPQLSGGQQQRVAIARALAMQPKAILFDEPTSALDPELVGDVLGVMRKLADDGMTMVVVTHEMAFAKDVADRVLFIDGGVIVEQGPAKSVLNQPQHARTQDFLRRVLHPL; the protein is encoded by the coding sequence ATGATCGAGCTCCAGGACGTCCATAAGAGCTTTGGCAAGGTCGAGGTGCTCAAGGGAATCTCCGCATCGATTGCCAAGAGCGAGGTCGTCTGCATCATCGGCCCCTCGGGCTCCGGCAAGTCGACCATTCTCCGTTGCATCAACGGACTCGAAAGCTACGATCGCGGCGACATCCGCATCGAGGGCGCCCGGGTCGACCGCAACGCGGCCTCGATCGTTTCGGTCCGGACGCAGGTCTCGATGGTGTTCCAGCGCTTCAACCTGTTTCCGCACCGCACGGCGCTCGAAAACGTCATCGAGGGGCCGGTCTATGTGAAGAAGGAGCCGCGTGCCGAGGCGCTGGAGCGTGGCCGCGCGCTGCTGGCGCGGGTGGGGCTGGCTGAAAAGGCCGATGTCCATCCGCCGCAACTCTCGGGCGGGCAGCAGCAGCGCGTTGCGATTGCCCGCGCGCTGGCGATGCAGCCGAAGGCGATATTGTTCGACGAGCCGACCTCCGCGCTCGATCCGGAACTGGTCGGGGACGTGTTGGGCGTGATGCGCAAACTTGCCGATGACGGCATGACCATGGTCGTCGTCACCCATGAAATGGCATTTGCCAAGGACGTCGCCGATCGCGTGCTGTTCATCGACGGCGGCGTGATTGTCGAACAGGGGCCGGCAAAATCCGTTCTCAACCAGCCGCAGCATGCGCGCACGCAGGACTTTTTGCGGCGCGTGCTGCATCCGCTCTAA
- a CDS encoding NAD(P)/FAD-dependent oxidoreductase — MISPVSLPLPPSLYADTAVAPTPTPPLDADKNISVAIIGGGFTGLSTALHLAEQGVDVTVLEAQQPGWGASGNNGGQVNPGLKHDPDQIEADFGTELGDRMIAFSYGTTNYTFDLIRRHQIPCEARQNGTLRAAYNEASAAGIENTAKQCIRRGMPVSLLGREQMREMTGTDRYLCAMLDNRGGDLHPLSYARGLARAAIAAGAAVHGETPALSLSREGAGWRIETPRGIVNAEKVLLATNGFTDDLWPGLRRTIVPVFSSIAATAPLPEAIAREIMPTRPVLYESGHITVYYRIDAHNRLLMGGRGPMRWISKPSDVAYLIRYAERLWPGVKGATWTHGWNSRLAITPDHYPHVHEPAEHLLISLGCNGRGVALSTAMGGQLARRLIGGKNAAIDMPVTTIKPMPLHAFWPVGVTAAVLAGRVRDRLGM, encoded by the coding sequence ATGATTTCGCCTGTCTCGCTGCCGCTGCCGCCAAGTCTCTACGCCGATACGGCGGTGGCGCCGACACCGACGCCGCCGCTCGATGCGGACAAGAATATCTCGGTCGCGATCATCGGCGGCGGTTTTACGGGCCTGTCCACCGCGCTGCATCTCGCCGAGCAGGGCGTCGACGTGACCGTGCTGGAGGCGCAGCAGCCGGGTTGGGGCGCGTCGGGCAATAATGGCGGCCAGGTCAATCCGGGACTGAAGCACGACCCTGACCAGATCGAGGCCGATTTCGGCACTGAGCTTGGCGACCGCATGATCGCGTTTTCCTACGGCACCACGAACTACACGTTCGACCTGATCCGCCGCCACCAGATCCCCTGCGAGGCGCGGCAGAATGGCACGCTGCGCGCGGCCTACAATGAAGCGAGCGCGGCGGGAATCGAGAACACCGCAAAACAATGCATCCGCCGCGGCATGCCTGTGTCGCTTTTGGGTCGCGAGCAGATGCGCGAGATGACCGGAACCGACCGCTATCTCTGCGCCATGCTGGACAATCGCGGCGGCGACCTGCATCCGCTGAGTTATGCGCGCGGCCTGGCACGCGCCGCGATCGCGGCCGGCGCTGCCGTTCATGGCGAGACGCCGGCGCTCTCGCTGTCGCGTGAAGGTGCCGGCTGGCGCATCGAGACGCCGCGTGGAATCGTGAACGCCGAAAAGGTGCTGCTGGCGACCAACGGTTTTACGGATGATCTGTGGCCGGGCCTGCGCCGCACCATCGTGCCGGTATTTTCCTCGATCGCGGCCACCGCGCCGCTGCCCGAGGCGATCGCGCGCGAGATCATGCCGACGCGCCCGGTGCTGTACGAAAGCGGCCACATCACGGTCTATTACCGCATCGATGCGCATAACCGGCTACTGATGGGCGGCCGCGGGCCGATGCGCTGGATCAGCAAGCCGTCGGATGTTGCCTATCTCATCCGCTATGCGGAGCGGTTATGGCCGGGCGTGAAGGGTGCGACCTGGACGCACGGCTGGAACAGCCGGCTCGCAATCACGCCCGATCATTATCCGCATGTGCATGAGCCGGCGGAGCATCTCCTGATCTCGCTCGGCTGCAACGGCCGCGGCGTCGCACTCTCGACCGCGATGGGCGGGCAGCTCGCGCGCCGTCTGATCGGCGGCAAGAACGCCGCGATCGACATGCCCGTGACCACCATCAAGCCGATGCCGCTGCACGCGTTCTGGCCCGTCGGCGTGACCGCGGCGGTGCTGGCGGGACGGGTGCGGGACCGGCTGGGGATGTAG
- a CDS encoding amino acid ABC transporter permease, with protein MQKFLSDAVEFVPILLQGVWLTIVVTIGSLALSTVLGLFWALMRVSGIGVLAGLTAGLINVIRGIPIIVLLFYLYFVMPDFGIALTALQASILGLGIAYSAYQSENFRAGIEAIDKGQIEAAQTIGMGWWLTMRRVVLPQAVKIVLPPYGNIMIMLLKDSSQASTITVAELALQGKLIASSTFKNTSVFTLVALMYLTMSIPLILLVRHFEKKANRK; from the coding sequence ATGCAGAAGTTTCTCAGCGACGCCGTCGAGTTCGTGCCCATCCTGCTACAGGGCGTCTGGCTGACGATCGTCGTCACAATCGGCTCGCTGGCGTTGTCGACCGTGCTCGGGCTGTTCTGGGCGCTGATGCGGGTGTCCGGCATAGGCGTGCTCGCCGGCTTGACTGCCGGGCTGATCAACGTAATCCGCGGCATCCCGATCATTGTGCTGCTGTTCTACCTGTATTTTGTGATGCCGGATTTCGGCATCGCGCTGACGGCGCTACAGGCCTCGATCCTCGGGCTCGGCATCGCCTATTCCGCCTACCAGTCGGAAAACTTCCGCGCTGGCATCGAGGCAATCGACAAGGGGCAGATCGAGGCGGCGCAGACCATCGGCATGGGTTGGTGGCTCACCATGCGCCGGGTGGTGTTGCCGCAGGCGGTGAAGATCGTGCTGCCGCCCTACGGCAACATCATGATCATGCTGCTGAAGGATTCCTCGCAGGCCTCGACGATCACGGTCGCCGAGCTGGCGCTGCAGGGCAAGCTGATTGCCTCCTCCACCTTCAAGAACACCAGCGTATTCACCCTGGTGGCGCTGATGTATCTGACCATGAGCATTCCACTCATCCTGCTGGTTCGGCATTTCGAGAAGAAGGCGAACCGGAAATGA
- a CDS encoding ABC transporter substrate-binding protein, with translation MAFKRLVQAAMTAVVVAAAAIPASAQQVLKVGSTPTGIPFTFLDTKTNSIQGIMVDLITEIGKDAGFAVQIEPMQFSALVPSLTSNKIDIISAAMFATAARKEVIDFSDAVYTYGEGLVVPKTDARNYASQQDLKGEAVGAQVGTAFVDALKKTGLFSEVKVYDTIPDILRDVNAGRLKAGFADYPILAYNLKQGNFAEVRLVDSYKPVTVGTVAIGIRKSDTELLAKVNASLAKLKTNGTIAKILEKWGQKADAS, from the coding sequence ATGGCTTTCAAACGTCTCGTCCAGGCCGCGATGACGGCCGTTGTTGTCGCCGCTGCTGCAATACCGGCATCCGCGCAGCAGGTGCTGAAAGTCGGTTCGACCCCGACCGGCATCCCCTTTACCTTCCTCGACACCAAGACCAACAGCATTCAGGGCATCATGGTCGATCTCATCACCGAGATCGGCAAGGATGCCGGCTTTGCCGTGCAGATCGAGCCGATGCAGTTCTCCGCGCTGGTGCCGTCGCTGACCTCGAACAAGATCGACATCATCTCGGCCGCGATGTTCGCAACGGCGGCGCGGAAGGAGGTGATCGACTTCTCCGACGCCGTCTACACCTATGGCGAAGGGCTCGTGGTGCCGAAGACCGACGCTAGGAATTACGCTTCGCAGCAAGACCTCAAGGGCGAGGCTGTCGGCGCCCAGGTCGGAACCGCCTTCGTCGACGCATTGAAGAAGACGGGATTGTTCAGCGAGGTCAAGGTTTACGACACCATTCCCGATATCTTGCGCGATGTGAATGCGGGCCGCCTCAAGGCCGGCTTCGCCGACTATCCGATCCTCGCCTACAATCTCAAGCAGGGCAATTTCGCCGAGGTGCGTCTGGTCGATTCCTACAAGCCCGTCACCGTTGGCACCGTGGCGATCGGAATCCGCAAGAGCGACACCGAGTTGCTGGCCAAGGTCAACGCCTCGCTCGCCAAGCTCAAGACAAACGGCACCATCGCCAAGATTCTCGAAAAATGGGGACAGAAGGCCGACGCCTCCTGA